In Callospermophilus lateralis isolate mCalLat2 chromosome 19, mCalLat2.hap1, whole genome shotgun sequence, the following are encoded in one genomic region:
- the LOC143638327 gene encoding large ribosomal subunit protein eL39, translating to MSSHKTFRIKQFLAKKQKQNRPIPQWVQMKTGNKIRYNSKRRHWRRTKLGL from the coding sequence ATGTCTTCTCACAAGACTTTCAGGATCAAGCAATTCCTCGccaagaaacaaaagcaaaatcgtCCCATTCCCCAGTGGGTTCAGATGAAAACTGGTAACAAAATCAGGTACAACTCCAAGAGGAGACACTGGAGACGAACCAAGCTGGGCCTTTAA